The Tenacibaculum jejuense genome includes a window with the following:
- a CDS encoding DUF7674 family protein, with amino-acid sequence MDQKEIKYSEFYELVFKSLPNFRKIKVFDEYKDEINDGFSAIVILSELARKMMRETENGNEKVADKLFGIVEKVLVDFPNSGIASLIGTDFIVSILEYPMEKELKISILKKMGKETLRCYEISKKGYREIFK; translated from the coding sequence ATGGATCAAAAAGAAATCAAATATTCAGAATTTTATGAATTGGTCTTTAAAAGTCTACCGAATTTTCGAAAAATAAAGGTTTTTGACGAATACAAAGACGAAATAAACGACGGTTTCTCTGCCATTGTTATATTATCGGAATTAGCAAGAAAAATGATGAGAGAAACTGAAAATGGAAATGAAAAAGTAGCTGATAAATTATTTGGAATAGTTGAGAAGGTTTTAGTGGATTTTCCTAACTCTGGGATTGCCTCTTTGATTGGAACTGATTTCATTGTGAGTATTTTGGAATACCCAATGGAAAAGGAATTAAAAATTAGCATTTTGAAAAAAATGGGGAAAGAAACACTAAGATGTTACGAAATTTCTAAAAAAGGTTACAGAGAAATATTTAAATAA
- a CDS encoding POT-type proton-dependent oligopeptide transporter → MEKIQNQKHTKETLYYSISRMLERASYYGLRALVVLYMVGEILKMERTEALSIYGWFTASLVFSQIVGALFGDLLIGNKKSIIIGGIIQAIGAFSLCIPSTIGLYLGLFLIVLGSGFFTPNIISNFGKTYLNKTKLLDSGFTIFYLAINLGSFLGILLIGYLGEKYGYNIGFVISGILMLISIIPIFLSKEKGLDEIEKNKFSISKRILNILIAFIVVGLFWGLYELSSIRTFDLQLQLSEISTLDIPSYLWQSLNSIFILPISIIAIVLWTYFYSSQFFKLMLGFIFGAISFGILFVIPEVPTEQNTIIYLFSLLFLAISEIHIAPIIHSILTKYSNPKYLAILISLAFLPTKLISLIFGLFNDKLYDNPMLGLKIGIVGMTIIGIGMIGYVIINRKTTYNNV, encoded by the coding sequence ATGGAAAAAATTCAAAATCAGAAACACACAAAAGAAACTCTCTACTACTCTATTTCCAGAATGTTGGAAAGAGCATCTTATTATGGTTTGAGAGCTCTTGTGGTTCTCTATATGGTTGGAGAGATACTGAAAATGGAAAGAACTGAAGCATTAAGCATTTATGGTTGGTTTACAGCTTCATTAGTGTTTTCTCAAATCGTTGGAGCTCTTTTTGGAGACTTACTAATCGGAAATAAAAAATCAATAATAATTGGTGGAATTATTCAAGCAATTGGAGCTTTTAGTTTGTGCATCCCTTCCACAATTGGACTTTATTTAGGTTTATTTCTTATCGTTTTAGGAAGTGGATTTTTTACACCAAATATCATCTCAAATTTTGGAAAGACTTATCTAAATAAGACTAAACTATTAGATTCAGGATTTACAATATTTTATCTAGCAATAAATCTAGGTTCATTTTTGGGCATATTATTAATTGGTTATTTAGGAGAAAAATATGGCTACAATATTGGATTCGTTATATCTGGAATATTAATGCTAATCTCAATAATTCCTATCTTTCTTTCAAAGGAAAAAGGATTGGATGAAATTGAGAAAAATAAGTTTTCAATAAGTAAAAGAATTTTAAACATATTAATTGCATTTATTGTTGTTGGTTTATTTTGGGGGCTTTACGAACTATCAAGTATTCGAACTTTTGACTTACAATTACAATTGAGCGAAATATCGACTTTAGATATCCCAAGTTATTTATGGCAATCTCTTAATTCAATTTTCATTTTACCAATTAGTATAATCGCTATTGTTTTGTGGACTTATTTCTACAGCAGTCAATTCTTTAAATTAATGCTTGGATTTATTTTTGGAGCAATCTCATTCGGAATATTATTTGTAATTCCAGAAGTGCCAACTGAACAGAATACAATAATATACTTGTTTTCTTTGCTGTTTCTCGCAATTTCAGAGATTCATATTGCACCAATAATTCATTCGATTTTGACAAAATATTCCAATCCAAAATATTTAGCAATTTTAATTAGCTTGGCATTTTTACCGACAAAATTAATTTCTCTAATTTTTGGTTTGTTTAATGACAAGTTATACGACAATCCTATGTTAGGACTGAAAATTGGAATTGTTGGAATGACAATTATTGGAATTGGAATGATTGGATATGTAATAATTAATAGAAAAACTACCTACAACAATGTGTAA
- a CDS encoding DUF6624 domain-containing protein has protein sequence MKKRKILFSILITLVLAISIFLYINKDKFTYVGSVDIIEVDCSKKHQILSDVYESDQKIRKSNELIKYAKEDHRNQELVISIIEKCGMPTLQEVTQKHMNAIWLGLQHTNKKYRKKYFPQVKKAVENGDLSKQQYALMKDRILMDEGKPQIYGSQVRNGKLYKLENPETVNERRKEMGLESIEDYLKNFNIEFNLN, from the coding sequence ATGAAAAAAAGAAAAATATTATTTAGCATATTAATAACTCTAGTTTTAGCAATATCAATATTTCTTTATATAAATAAAGATAAATTTACCTATGTAGGTTCTGTAGATATCATAGAAGTTGATTGTAGTAAAAAACATCAAATTTTAAGTGACGTTTACGAAAGCGATCAAAAAATTAGAAAATCAAATGAACTGATCAAGTATGCTAAAGAAGATCACAGAAATCAAGAATTAGTAATTAGCATTATTGAAAAATGTGGTATGCCCACATTACAAGAAGTAACTCAAAAACACATGAATGCTATCTGGCTAGGACTTCAACATACAAATAAAAAATATAGAAAAAAGTATTTTCCTCAGGTAAAGAAAGCTGTTGAAAATGGAGATTTATCTAAACAACAATATGCATTAATGAAAGATAGGATTTTAATGGACGAAGGTAAACCTCAAATATATGGTTCACAAGTAAGAAATGGCAAGTTATATAAATTAGAAAATCCTGAAACTGTTAACGAAAGAAGAAAAGAAATGGGATTAGAATCAATTGAAGATTATTTAAAGAATTTCAATATTGAGTTTAACTTAAATTAA
- a CDS encoding T9SS type A sorting domain-containing protein, translating to MKHLLLLLTFGLFFHTIKAQNTELLTEIEHLQGPSALKGNELYLVKQQHKNGVYSINSPYDIIKIDLLKKKPYEIVFSGINFGVSALAFRGNELYMSLSDGRFNIRSEIAKIDVTAKNPRLTSIVKNVNRPNSFTFLGNELYVLRNPQGSTLISKINVADINPVLKDVIELATNREQGRSIVSDGKQVYVSLFKSDRIVKVNVTAIKPTITDVLTGIKNPNALAFSNNELYVGFDSKDDSDKYQIIAKADITAQTITPTIINEKTFRDINAIIPHQSGLHISYHDIVKKTFKNGITVNITDRFNGKIARLNSAVLSTVDISDKVDTNFKLYPNPSKEFVQILNLEDSQNYILYKIDGSEVNRGVVTKNEKIATQMLSSGLYFLKLKNNTILKFVKN from the coding sequence ATGAAGCATTTACTACTTTTATTAACTTTTGGTTTGTTTTTTCATACTATAAAAGCACAAAATACAGAATTACTGACTGAGATTGAACATCTTCAAGGTCCGAGTGCTTTAAAAGGTAATGAACTCTACTTAGTAAAACAACAACATAAAAACGGTGTTTATAGTATCAATAGTCCTTATGATATTATTAAAATAGATCTTTTAAAGAAGAAACCATATGAAATAGTTTTTTCTGGTATAAACTTCGGAGTTAGTGCTCTTGCTTTCAGAGGAAATGAACTTTACATGTCATTATCAGATGGTAGATTTAATATAAGAAGTGAAATAGCTAAAATAGACGTTACAGCAAAAAATCCTCGACTTACAAGTATAGTAAAGAATGTAAACCGACCTAATTCATTTACATTTTTAGGTAACGAGCTTTATGTATTAAGAAATCCGCAGGGAAGTACTCTAATTTCTAAAATTAATGTAGCAGATATAAATCCTGTTTTAAAAGATGTAATTGAATTAGCTACAAATAGAGAACAAGGAAGGAGCATAGTATCTGATGGAAAACAAGTGTATGTGTCACTTTTTAAATCTGATAGAATTGTTAAAGTAAATGTTACAGCAATAAAACCAACTATAACAGATGTTTTAACTGGAATAAAAAATCCAAATGCTTTAGCATTTAGTAATAATGAGCTTTATGTTGGTTTTGATAGTAAAGATGATTCTGATAAATATCAAATAATAGCTAAAGCAGATATTACAGCACAGACAATAACTCCAACTATTATAAATGAAAAAACATTTAGAGATATTAATGCAATTATTCCTCATCAGAGTGGTTTACATATTTCTTATCATGACATCGTAAAAAAAACATTTAAAAATGGTATAACGGTTAACATTACAGATAGGTTTAATGGTAAAATTGCCAGACTTAATAGTGCTGTTTTATCTACTGTTGATATTTCTGATAAGGTTGATACTAATTTTAAATTATATCCAAATCCATCTAAAGAATTTGTTCAAATTCTAAATCTTGAAGATTCACAAAACTACATTCTTTATAAAATAGATGGTAGTGAAGTAAATAGGGGAGTAGTAACTAAAAATGAGAAAATTGCTACTCAAATGTTATCAAGTGGTTTGTACTTTTTGAAGTTAAAAAATAATACTATTCTAAAATTTGTAAAGAATTAA
- a CDS encoding alpha/beta hydrolase produces the protein MVFYLHGSGESLAPLKKGSNIYTQLGYDVFMIDYRGFGKSEGNITSEDQLYEDNQMLYDEIKKNYAEEDIIVVGYSLGSAMAAKLASTNNPKLLIMKAPFYNFNEAISERVKLLSAIFPLKILNKYKFNNHEFIQNCKMPVVIFHGTKDKTNQHHYSLKLQKLFKPLDKLILLEGEGHDNISSNLQFQKELKILLDTTKIKK, from the coding sequence TTGGTGTTTTATCTTCATGGTTCTGGAGAGTCGTTGGCTCCCCTTAAAAAAGGATCAAATATATACACACAACTAGGTTATGATGTATTTATGATTGATTACAGAGGTTTTGGAAAAAGTGAAGGAAACATAACAAGTGAAGATCAGTTGTATGAAGACAATCAAATGTTGTATGATGAAATAAAAAAGAATTATGCAGAAGAAGATATTATTGTTGTAGGTTATTCTCTTGGATCGGCAATGGCAGCTAAATTAGCCTCTACGAATAATCCAAAGTTATTAATAATGAAAGCTCCTTTTTATAATTTCAATGAAGCCATATCGGAAAGAGTAAAGTTATTAAGTGCTATTTTCCCTCTAAAAATATTGAACAAATATAAATTTAACAACCATGAATTCATTCAAAATTGTAAAATGCCTGTTGTAATTTTTCATGGTACTAAAGACAAAACCAACCAACATCATTACTCCTTAAAACTCCAAAAACTTTTTAAACCACTAGATAAATTAATACTTTTAGAAGGTGAAGGTCACGATAATATTTCTAGTAATCTTCAATTTCAAAAAGAACTGAAAATACTTTTAGACACTACAAAAATAAAAAAGTGA
- a CDS encoding DNA topoisomerase subunit B translates to MKKKYTEDNIQALEAGEHVRMRPKMYFEKCFSENSLDSLPFEVLCHAFDEYFDGNCNEIELTIWKNSFSLKYNAGMPLSVRYEDLTNAEIIMTKIGACSNLKKHLAVGQEFCSLGMATINFASEKCKLTTVWQNQKGTFEFENGKLKAKNIESSESKSSWTEIIVEPNKLLFENLEFTSKGIKEKANEINKRLTDLNLVIIDKIK, encoded by the coding sequence ATGAAAAAGAAATATACAGAAGATAACATTCAAGCTCTTGAAGCTGGAGAACACGTCAGAATGAGACCTAAAATGTATTTTGAAAAGTGTTTTTCAGAAAACTCACTTGATTCTCTACCTTTTGAGGTTTTATGTCACGCTTTCGATGAATATTTTGATGGAAATTGTAATGAAATAGAATTGACTATTTGGAAAAATTCCTTTTCCCTTAAATACAACGCAGGAATGCCACTTTCTGTGAGATATGAAGACCTGACAAACGCAGAAATAATAATGACAAAAATCGGTGCTTGTTCGAATCTGAAAAAGCATTTAGCTGTTGGTCAAGAATTTTGTAGTTTAGGAATGGCAACCATTAATTTTGCATCTGAAAAATGCAAATTAACAACTGTTTGGCAAAACCAAAAAGGAACTTTTGAATTTGAAAATGGAAAGCTAAAAGCAAAGAACATTGAATCTTCTGAAAGTAAAAGTTCTTGGACTGAAATAATTGTTGAACCGAACAAATTGCTTTTCGAAAATTTAGAATTTACTTCAAAAGGGATTAAAGAAAAAGCTAATGAAATCAACAAAAGATTGACTGATTTGAATTTAGTAATAATTGATAAAATTAAATAA
- a CDS encoding mechanosensitive ion channel family protein, which yields MEKQLDSAWSKLLNKLASWFDSLILNLPNMLIALLVFVLAYWFSRHLKSLANKYLKKLIKQPSIRDLVTTVLSVIIIILGTFLALSILNLDGTLKSLLAGAGVAGLAISLALQGTLSNTFSGIFIAIKDEMNIGDWVETNGFSGRVTEIGLRNTKIKEADNNIVVVPNKLILDQPFKNYGLTKRIRTTITCGVGYESDLKNVKKISVKAIKELFPPSTEESIEFYFTDFGDSSIDFLLRFWVDAQENLTALEVKSEAVMKIKEVFDNNNINIPFPIRTIINKN from the coding sequence ATGGAAAAACAGCTAGATTCAGCTTGGTCAAAATTATTAAATAAACTTGCAAGTTGGTTTGATTCACTTATTTTGAATCTTCCAAACATGTTAATTGCTCTTTTAGTATTTGTATTGGCATACTGGTTTTCAAGGCATTTGAAAAGTCTTGCGAACAAATATCTAAAAAAACTTATAAAACAGCCATCAATTAGAGATTTAGTGACAACAGTACTTTCTGTAATTATAATTATTCTCGGGACTTTTCTAGCACTATCTATACTGAATTTAGATGGAACTCTTAAATCTTTATTAGCAGGAGCAGGTGTCGCTGGACTTGCTATTAGTTTAGCATTACAAGGCACGCTTTCAAATACATTCTCTGGAATATTTATTGCTATAAAAGACGAAATGAACATAGGTGATTGGGTTGAGACTAATGGTTTTTCTGGAAGAGTAACTGAAATTGGTTTACGTAATACAAAAATTAAGGAAGCAGACAATAATATAGTGGTCGTTCCTAATAAACTGATTTTAGACCAACCATTTAAAAATTATGGACTTACGAAAAGGATAAGAACAACCATAACTTGTGGAGTAGGATATGAATCAGATCTTAAGAATGTAAAAAAAATTTCCGTCAAAGCTATTAAAGAATTATTTCCTCCTAGTACTGAAGAATCTATCGAATTCTATTTTACAGATTTTGGGGATAGTTCTATAGACTTTCTTTTAAGGTTTTGGGTAGACGCACAAGAAAACCTAACTGCATTAGAAGTAAAAAGTGAAGCAGTTATGAAAATAAAAGAAGTATTTGATAACAACAATATCAATATACCTTTTCCAATTCGAACTATAATTAATAAAAATTGA
- a CDS encoding DUF6304 family protein: protein MKYNITYKDNHGIIKGTLENRYTERNYTKDYSLELKLENIFFKGDTFDGLEIQNEKNYDKEQLNRFSFNELRTHGAKEVVKELTNCIIKLDLQLEFTHKKSLLPKKVNGILVIALGSYSSKEDPIFKYTFSVLNTEYKVAGYSFEELFDNLKETIKDNYLIKNCYGCNYSDYSPYGRGSFGDMLCLKNAKEKYLKINGKDGLLELMSNEKIIQVQETYLCSKFEFRKENIGYRG, encoded by the coding sequence ATGAAGTATAATATTACATATAAAGATAATCATGGAATTATTAAAGGAACGTTAGAAAATAGATATACTGAAAGAAACTACACAAAAGATTATTCTTTAGAGTTAAAATTGGAAAATATCTTTTTTAAAGGAGATACATTTGACGGATTAGAAATTCAAAACGAAAAAAATTACGATAAAGAACAATTAAACAGATTTTCTTTCAATGAACTAAGAACTCATGGAGCTAAGGAAGTGGTTAAAGAATTAACAAATTGTATAATTAAACTTGATTTACAATTAGAGTTTACACATAAAAAATCATTACTCCCAAAAAAAGTAAATGGGATTTTAGTAATAGCATTAGGAAGCTATAGTTCTAAAGAAGATCCTATTTTTAAATACACTTTTTCGGTCTTAAATACTGAATATAAAGTAGCAGGATATTCTTTTGAAGAACTATTTGACAATTTAAAAGAAACAATAAAAGACAATTATCTGATAAAGAACTGTTATGGATGTAATTATTCTGATTACAGTCCTTATGGAAGAGGCTCTTTTGGAGATATGTTATGTCTAAAAAATGCTAAGGAAAAATACTTAAAAATAAATGGAAAAGATGGTTTATTAGAATTAATGTCAAATGAAAAAATAATTCAAGTTCAAGAAACATATCTTTGCAGTAAATTTGAATTCAGAAAGGAAAATATCGGTTATAGAGGTTAA
- a CDS encoding SMI1/KNR4 family protein, which produces MEKLKHLIKVITKDSNCEVFKPNTEISIDRKIPDDLDLFFKLTNGIRLFQNESFGIEIIGKEDFISTNKYLYPKDDIIWEELEGDITNEWFLIAKNPELAQYVSIDLTQQNFGKCYDSYLSTHGEEGMSEIVAHNFTELLWSLYHSKGKGDTWFWNKNDFKKIGDAFD; this is translated from the coding sequence ATGGAAAAATTAAAACATCTTATAAAAGTAATCACTAAAGATTCTAATTGTGAAGTTTTTAAACCAAATACCGAAATAAGTATAGATAGAAAAATACCAGATGATCTAGACTTATTTTTTAAACTAACCAACGGAATTCGCTTATTTCAAAATGAATCTTTTGGTATTGAAATAATTGGAAAAGAAGACTTTATTTCTACTAATAAATATCTCTACCCAAAGGATGACATAATCTGGGAAGAACTTGAAGGAGATATAACTAACGAATGGTTTTTAATTGCTAAAAATCCAGAATTAGCTCAATACGTTAGTATAGATTTGACTCAGCAAAACTTTGGAAAATGTTATGACAGTTACTTATCAACTCACGGAGAAGAAGGAATGTCGGAAATAGTAGCTCATAATTTTACAGAATTACTTTGGAGTTTATATCATAGTAAAGGGAAAGGTGACACCTGGTTTTGGAATAAAAACGACTTTAAAAAAATTGGTGATGCTTTTGACTGA
- a CDS encoding DUF4160 domain-containing protein, with translation MSENTLEKILADLLLNYMELSETEIDFLLQNSDYNFKERITTIKNLKIIIYSNDHNPPHFHVISNDYKINAKFLIENGELLSGEMKSKDLKRIRAFYESPKTKMVMEKIWNKKNKNT, from the coding sequence ATGTCCGAAAATACTCTTGAAAAAATTTTAGCAGATTTACTTCTAAATTATATGGAATTAAGTGAAACGGAAATTGATTTTTTACTTCAGAATTCTGATTACAATTTTAAAGAACGGATTACGACAATTAAGAATTTGAAAATAATTATATACTCAAACGACCATAATCCACCTCATTTTCACGTAATTTCAAACGATTATAAGATTAATGCCAAATTTTTAATCGAAAATGGTGAGTTATTAAGCGGCGAAATGAAAAGTAAAGATTTAAAAAGAATCAGAGCTTTTTATGAAAGCCCGAAAACCAAAATGGTTATGGAAAAGATTTGGAATAAGAAAAATAAAAATACATGA
- a CDS encoding DUF2185 domain-containing protein, with translation MRIFSRKKKKEENFDDFPSIGGLMVSKMVSEEEKKPLFMYREKRTRPEDSGWRIFSGYESQDYTNTPNNVGIYNPSTILKIDSSIKELLLKGVGSVFERENDKSSWYEVDDYELEDDYLTKHRLTENWILEINNLFERIKEESGDLLYTTGDKSLRIAIWDERGKNRQQIFEEHQQQINNRDESNAKTLDTFDFSDDFVKRIGYEIQEQDENKKYNVIYAFSLIDEEILQMAFYFDNEKDKSWAIETWKKIKTE, from the coding sequence ATGAGAATATTTAGCAGAAAAAAGAAAAAGGAAGAAAATTTTGATGACTTTCCGTCCATTGGAGGCTTAATGGTTTCAAAAATGGTTTCAGAAGAAGAAAAGAAACCGCTTTTTATGTATAGAGAAAAAAGAACTAGACCAGAGGATAGTGGTTGGAGAATATTTTCGGGATATGAATCTCAAGATTATACCAATACCCCAAACAATGTTGGAATATATAACCCATCAACAATTTTGAAAATTGACTCTAGTATAAAAGAGCTATTACTAAAAGGTGTCGGTTCCGTTTTTGAGAGAGAAAATGATAAATCAAGCTGGTATGAAGTGGATGATTATGAATTAGAAGATGATTACCTAACCAAACACAGATTGACTGAAAATTGGATTCTAGAAATAAATAATTTATTTGAACGAATAAAGGAAGAGAGCGGAGATTTGCTTTATACAACTGGTGACAAGTCATTAAGAATAGCAATATGGGATGAAAGAGGTAAAAACCGACAACAGATTTTTGAAGAACATCAACAGCAAATCAATAATCGAGACGAATCCAATGCTAAGACTCTAGACACTTTCGATTTTTCAGATGACTTTGTCAAACGAATTGGTTATGAAATACAGGAACAAGATGAAAATAAAAAGTACAATGTTATCTATGCTTTTTCATTGATAGACGAAGAAATTCTTCAAATGGCTTTTTATTTTGATAACGAAAAGGATAAAAGTTGGGCTATTGAAACTTGGAAAAAAATAAAAACTGAATAG